From one Shewanella sp. GD04112 genomic stretch:
- the infB gene encoding translation initiation factor IF-2, producing MADTTVEKLATEVGKSVERLIEQFSQAGIKKGQTDNVSEAEKQQLLDYLKKQHGGESAPTKMTLQRKTVSTLSVAGNGGQSKDVKVEVRKTRTFVKRDVSEAVLKAEEEAKAKAEAEAQAKAEAEAKAKAEAEAKAKADAEAKAEAKAKADAEAKAKAKAATDAKTTKDTSPEAEAARVEAERLKAAQAEATKRKQDEEAAKAAEKARLLAEENSKRWDEEERQRKEAERYSDHHITTSKVARAAEDSSDMDEEKRGRRARNKNTAKTKRGGKDARDGREKHMRNRSTAPESMAHGFNKPVAAVTRDVRIGETVTVAELAHLMAVKATEIIKQMMKMGSMVTINQVLDQETAQLVAEEMGHKVVLIRENELEQQVLSERDEEGGVKLEPRAPVVTIMGHVDHGKTSLLDYIRRAKVAAGEAGGITQHIGAYHVETENGMITFLDTPGHAAFTAMRARGAKATDIVVLVVAADDGVMPQTIEAIQHAKAGNVPLIVAVNKMDKPEADIDRVKSELAQHGVMSEDWGGDNMFAFVSAKTGAGVDDLLEGILLQAEVLELKAVRDGMAAGVVIESQLDKGRGPVATILVQEGTLRQGDIVLCGLEYGKIRAMKDENGRSITEAGPSIPVEILGLSGVPSAGDEATVVRDERKAREVALYRQGKFRDVKLARQQKSKLENMFANMTEGEVKELNIVLKADVQGSLEAITDSLMGLSTDEVKVNIIARGVGALTETDATLAAASNAIMVGFNVRADAQARKTIESESVDLRYYSVIYNLIDEVKAAMTGMLSPEFKQQIIGLAEVRDVFKSPKLGAIAGCMVTEGTIKRSAPIRVLRDNVVIFEGELESLRRFKDDVNEVRNGMECGIGVKNYNDVRVGDQIEVFETVEVARTL from the coding sequence ATGGCAGATACTACCGTAGAGAAATTGGCCACGGAAGTGGGTAAAAGTGTTGAACGTCTGATTGAGCAATTCTCTCAGGCCGGAATTAAGAAAGGCCAAACTGATAACGTGTCTGAAGCTGAGAAGCAACAGTTACTGGATTATCTGAAGAAGCAGCATGGCGGCGAAAGCGCACCGACCAAAATGACACTGCAACGTAAAACCGTATCGACCCTGAGTGTGGCCGGTAATGGTGGTCAATCTAAAGACGTTAAAGTAGAAGTACGTAAGACCCGTACTTTCGTTAAGCGCGACGTGAGCGAAGCGGTTCTGAAAGCTGAAGAAGAAGCCAAAGCGAAGGCAGAAGCTGAAGCTCAGGCAAAAGCTGAAGCAGAAGCCAAGGCCAAAGCGGAAGCCGAAGCTAAGGCTAAAGCAGACGCCGAAGCAAAAGCTGAAGCCAAGGCGAAAGCGGATGCTGAAGCAAAAGCTAAAGCCAAAGCGGCGACTGATGCGAAAACCACAAAAGATACTTCGCCAGAAGCGGAAGCGGCACGTGTTGAAGCTGAGCGTTTAAAAGCGGCTCAAGCGGAAGCGACTAAGCGTAAGCAAGACGAAGAAGCGGCTAAAGCGGCTGAAAAAGCACGTCTATTAGCGGAAGAAAACTCTAAGCGTTGGGACGAAGAAGAGCGTCAACGTAAAGAGGCTGAGCGTTATAGCGATCACCATATCACTACCTCTAAAGTGGCCCGTGCCGCTGAAGATTCATCGGATATGGATGAAGAAAAACGTGGTCGTCGTGCACGTAACAAAAATACCGCTAAGACTAAACGCGGTGGTAAAGATGCTCGCGATGGTCGCGAAAAACACATGCGTAACCGCAGCACAGCGCCAGAATCAATGGCACACGGCTTTAACAAGCCAGTAGCTGCTGTTACCCGTGACGTACGTATCGGTGAAACCGTTACTGTGGCAGAACTTGCGCACTTAATGGCTGTTAAAGCGACTGAAATCATCAAACAAATGATGAAGATGGGCTCAATGGTGACGATCAACCAAGTGTTAGATCAAGAAACCGCCCAGCTAGTTGCCGAAGAAATGGGCCACAAAGTGGTACTGATCCGTGAAAACGAATTAGAGCAACAAGTACTGTCTGAGCGTGATGAAGAGGGCGGCGTTAAGCTTGAACCTCGTGCGCCAGTTGTGACCATCATGGGTCACGTTGACCACGGTAAAACGTCTCTGCTCGACTATATCCGCCGCGCGAAAGTGGCTGCGGGTGAGGCCGGTGGTATTACTCAGCATATCGGTGCATACCATGTTGAGACCGAAAACGGCATGATCACTTTCTTAGACACCCCAGGTCACGCCGCGTTTACCGCAATGCGTGCCCGTGGTGCTAAAGCGACTGACATCGTTGTACTGGTTGTTGCTGCCGATGACGGCGTAATGCCACAAACCATCGAAGCGATTCAACACGCTAAAGCCGGTAACGTGCCATTGATTGTTGCTGTCAACAAGATGGACAAACCAGAAGCCGATATCGACCGCGTGAAGAGCGAATTAGCGCAACACGGCGTTATGTCTGAAGATTGGGGCGGTGACAACATGTTCGCCTTCGTATCTGCTAAGACAGGTGCTGGCGTTGACGACCTACTCGAAGGCATTCTGCTGCAAGCTGAAGTATTAGAGCTTAAAGCGGTACGTGACGGTATGGCGGCAGGTGTGGTTATCGAATCACAACTGGACAAAGGTCGCGGCCCTGTGGCAACGATTCTGGTTCAAGAAGGTACACTGCGCCAAGGCGACATCGTTCTGTGTGGTTTAGAGTACGGCAAAATCCGTGCGATGAAAGACGAGAACGGTCGTTCAATCACTGAAGCGGGCCCATCAATCCCTGTTGAGATCTTAGGTCTGTCAGGTGTGCCATCTGCCGGTGATGAAGCAACTGTTGTTCGCGACGAGCGTAAAGCCCGTGAAGTAGCCCTGTACCGTCAAGGCAAGTTCCGTGACGTGAAATTAGCGCGTCAGCAGAAGTCTAAGCTGGAAAACATGTTCGCGAACATGACCGAAGGCGAAGTGAAGGAACTGAACATCGTTCTGAAGGCAGACGTTCAAGGTTCACTCGAAGCGATTACCGACTCCTTAATGGGTCTGTCTACCGACGAAGTGAAAGTGAACATCATCGCTCGCGGTGTGGGTGCTCTGACCGAAACCGACGCGACTTTAGCTGCGGCTTCTAACGCGATCATGGTTGGCTTTAACGTCCGTGCCGATGCACAGGCGCGTAAGACTATCGAAAGCGAAAGTGTTGACCTGCGTTACTACAGCGTTATCTATAATCTGATTGATGAAGTGAAAGCGGCGATGACGGGTATGTTGTCACCAGAATTCAAGCAACAGATTATCGGTCTGGCTGAAGTACGTGACGTGTTCAAGTCACCAAAACTGGGCGCAATCGCCGGTTGTATGGTAACTGAAGGTACCATCAAGCGCAGCGCACCAATCCGCGTACTGCGTGATAACGTGGTGATCTTCGAAGGTGAACTCGAATCGCTACGTCGCTTTAAAGACGACGTTAACGAAGTTCGCAACGGCATGGAATGTGGTATCGGTGTTAAGAACTACAACGATGTCCGCGTGGGTGACCAAATCGAAGTATTCGAAACCGTCGAAGTGGCACGTACACTGTAA
- the ftsH gene encoding ATP-dependent zinc metalloprotease FtsH, with protein MRSSNLSDMAKNLILWVVIAVVLMSVFQGYSPSSSSSQKMDYSTFLDNVRDGQVASVEVKSDQRTIEGSKRTGEKFTTIMPLYDQDLINDLDRKGITMKGQEAEESGFLTQIFISWFPMLLLIGVWIFFMRQMQGGGGKGAMSFGKSKAKLMSEDQIKTTFADVAGCDEAKEEVKELVDYLRDPTKFQKLGGRIPTGVLMVGPPGTGKTLLAKAIAGESKVPFFTISGSDFVEMFVGVGASRVRDMFEQAKKSAPCIIFIDEIDAVGRQRGAGLGGGHDEREQTLNQMLVEMDGFEGNEGIIVIAATNRPDVLDSALLRPGRFDRQVVVGLPDVRGREQILKVHMRKVPLSEDVKASVIARGTPGFSGADLANLVNEAALFAARGNRRVVGMEEFERAKDKIMMGAERRSMVMSEAEKEMTAYHEAGHAIVGCLVPEHDPVHKVTIIPRGRALGVTFFLPEADAISQSRRKLESQISVAYGGRLAEELIYGSEKVSTGASQDIKYATSIARNMVTQWGFSDKLGPLLYAEEEGEVFLGRSMGKAKAMSDETATVIDAEVKAFIDKNYGRAKQILLDNIDILHSMKDALMKYETIDSLQIDDLMNRREVRQPADWQADDNGSNDKGNGKGEPAVKVDEVVKAAPVEAELKDADESPVK; from the coding sequence ATGAGGTCTAGTAATTTGAGTGACATGGCAAAAAATCTAATACTCTGGGTTGTCATCGCCGTTGTGCTGATGTCAGTGTTTCAGGGTTACTCCCCCTCTTCTTCGTCATCGCAGAAGATGGATTATTCTACGTTCCTAGACAATGTTCGTGATGGACAAGTCGCCAGTGTTGAAGTGAAAAGTGACCAACGTACTATCGAAGGTTCTAAGCGCACGGGCGAAAAATTCACGACCATCATGCCACTGTATGACCAAGATTTAATTAATGATCTTGACCGTAAAGGCATCACCATGAAAGGCCAAGAAGCCGAAGAGTCGGGTTTCTTAACCCAGATCTTTATTTCTTGGTTCCCAATGTTGCTGCTGATTGGGGTATGGATTTTCTTTATGCGCCAGATGCAGGGCGGCGGTGGCAAAGGCGCTATGTCTTTTGGCAAGAGCAAAGCCAAGCTGATGAGCGAAGATCAAATCAAGACCACTTTTGCTGACGTTGCTGGCTGTGATGAAGCCAAAGAAGAAGTGAAAGAGCTGGTCGATTATCTGCGTGATCCAACCAAATTCCAAAAACTGGGTGGCCGTATTCCAACGGGCGTGCTCATGGTTGGCCCACCAGGTACAGGTAAAACCTTACTGGCTAAAGCGATTGCGGGCGAGTCAAAGGTACCTTTCTTTACCATTTCGGGTTCTGACTTCGTAGAAATGTTCGTCGGTGTCGGTGCATCTCGTGTACGTGACATGTTCGAACAAGCGAAGAAATCAGCCCCTTGTATTATCTTCATCGACGAAATCGATGCCGTAGGTCGCCAACGTGGTGCTGGCTTAGGTGGTGGGCACGATGAACGTGAGCAAACCCTTAACCAAATGCTGGTTGAGATGGACGGCTTCGAAGGTAACGAAGGGATTATCGTGATTGCTGCAACCAACCGCCCAGACGTATTAGACTCTGCGCTGCTGCGTCCAGGTCGTTTCGACCGTCAAGTGGTTGTAGGTCTGCCGGACGTTCGCGGTCGTGAGCAAATCCTTAAAGTGCATATGCGTAAAGTGCCGCTTTCTGAAGATGTGAAAGCAAGCGTAATTGCTCGCGGTACGCCAGGTTTCTCCGGTGCCGATTTAGCCAACTTAGTTAACGAAGCTGCACTATTTGCGGCGCGCGGTAACCGCCGTGTTGTCGGTATGGAAGAATTCGAGCGCGCTAAAGACAAGATCATGATGGGTGCTGAGCGCCGCTCTATGGTGATGTCAGAAGCCGAGAAAGAAATGACGGCATACCACGAAGCGGGCCACGCTATTGTGGGCTGTTTAGTGCCAGAGCATGACCCTGTGCACAAGGTAACCATTATTCCACGTGGTCGTGCGCTGGGTGTGACCTTCTTCTTACCTGAAGCCGATGCGATTAGCCAAAGCCGTCGTAAGTTAGAAAGCCAGATTTCGGTTGCCTACGGTGGTCGTTTAGCCGAAGAGCTGATCTACGGCAGCGAAAAAGTGTCTACAGGTGCTTCGCAAGATATTAAATACGCGACATCGATTGCCCGTAACATGGTGACCCAGTGGGGCTTCTCCGACAAACTCGGTCCATTACTCTATGCCGAGGAAGAAGGTGAAGTGTTCTTAGGTCGTAGCATGGGTAAAGCCAAGGCGATGTCCGATGAAACCGCGACGGTTATCGATGCCGAGGTGAAAGCCTTTATCGATAAAAACTATGGCCGCGCTAAGCAAATTCTGCTGGATAACATCGATATTCTACATTCGATGAAAGACGCGCTGATGAAGTATGAAACCATTGACTCACTGCAAATTGACGATTTGATGAACCGTCGTGAAGTGCGTCAGCCTGCCGATTGGCAAGCGGATGACAATGGTTCAAACGACAAAGGCAATGGCAAAGGTGAACCTGCCGTTAAAGTCGACGAAGTGGTAAAGGCCGCTCCCGTTGAGGCAGAGCTGAAAGATGCCGATGAGTCACCCGTTAAGTAG
- the tpiA gene encoding triose-phosphate isomerase, producing the protein MALRRPMVAGNWKMNGSAALAQELFKKFASKLQNDSAEVVLCPPSIYLESVRQLLEANKEALDGSLVRMGAQNLSQHDFGAYTGEVSGQMLKDCGCRYVIIGHSERRRMYGETSNIVAEKFAAAQKHGLTPILCVGESGPAREARRTFEVIAEELDIVIQKNGTMAFDNAIIAYEPLWAVGTGKSATPEQAQEVHAFIRKRLSEVSPFIGENIRILYGGSVTPSNAADLFAQPDVDGGLIGGASLNSTEFLSLCTIAMSA; encoded by the coding sequence ATGGCACTCAGACGTCCTATGGTAGCTGGCAATTGGAAGATGAACGGCAGCGCGGCATTAGCCCAAGAGTTGTTCAAGAAATTTGCCTCAAAGCTCCAAAATGATTCAGCTGAAGTGGTTTTATGCCCGCCTTCTATCTATCTAGAAAGCGTAAGGCAACTGCTAGAAGCAAACAAGGAAGCGTTAGACGGTTCACTTGTTAGGATGGGCGCTCAAAATTTAAGTCAACATGACTTTGGCGCTTATACCGGAGAAGTTTCGGGCCAGATGCTTAAAGATTGCGGATGTCGATATGTCATTATCGGGCATTCAGAACGTCGCCGTATGTACGGAGAGACGAGTAATATCGTAGCGGAGAAATTTGCTGCAGCACAAAAGCACGGTTTAACCCCCATTTTATGCGTGGGTGAGTCCGGTCCAGCACGTGAAGCAAGACGTACCTTCGAGGTGATTGCGGAAGAGTTGGATATAGTGATCCAGAAAAATGGCACTATGGCTTTTGATAACGCCATTATCGCTTACGAGCCGTTATGGGCCGTAGGGACTGGTAAGAGCGCGACACCAGAGCAGGCACAAGAAGTACATGCGTTTATACGCAAGCGTCTCTCTGAAGTGTCTCCGTTTATCGGAGAAAATATCAGGATTTTGTACGGTGGCAGTGTGACACCGAGTAATGCGGCAGATTTATTTGCCCAACCTGATGTTGATGGTGGACTGATTGGCGGTGCCAGTTTAAACTCTACCGAGTTTTTAAGTCTGTGTACCATAGCGATGAGCGCATAA
- the rbfA gene encoding 30S ribosome-binding factor RbfA, giving the protein MAKEFSRTRRIAQQLQQELAVVLQRDMKDPRIGFVTVNDVDVSRDLSYAKVFVTFFEEDKELVQEKLNALITAAPYIRTLVAGRMKLRVMPEIRFVYDSSLVEGMRMSNLVSQVINSDKAKQQQFGSADDVTDNDIDEADDTEGKA; this is encoded by the coding sequence ATGGCAAAAGAATTCAGTCGTACACGTCGCATAGCCCAGCAGTTGCAGCAAGAGCTGGCTGTTGTGTTACAACGCGACATGAAAGATCCCCGTATTGGTTTTGTAACCGTTAATGATGTCGATGTGTCCCGCGATTTAAGTTACGCCAAAGTGTTTGTGACTTTCTTCGAAGAAGACAAAGAGCTAGTGCAAGAAAAGCTCAATGCCTTGATTACAGCCGCACCTTATATCCGTACTTTAGTTGCGGGCCGTATGAAGCTGAGAGTCATGCCTGAAATCCGTTTCGTGTATGACAGTTCATTGGTTGAAGGTATGCGTATGTCTAACCTCGTCAGCCAAGTGATCAACAGCGATAAAGCCAAGCAGCAACAGTTTGGTAGCGCCGACGATGTGACTGATAATGACATCGACGAAGCCGATGACACCGAAGGTAAAGCGTAA
- the rimP gene encoding ribosome maturation factor RimP translates to MATLESRLADMLKVPVEALGFQLWGIEYVQAGKHSILRVFIDGENGINIEDCANVSRQVSAVLDVEDPISTEYTLEVSSPGVDRPLFTAEQYAAYVGEDVKLQLTMPVAGSRNLKGAITQVDGQMLSLNVNGKELVVALDNIRKGNIIAKF, encoded by the coding sequence TTGGCAACATTAGAATCCAGACTGGCAGACATGCTCAAAGTGCCTGTGGAGGCATTAGGCTTCCAACTTTGGGGCATTGAATATGTACAAGCGGGTAAACATTCAATCCTGCGCGTGTTCATTGATGGTGAGAATGGTATCAATATCGAAGATTGTGCCAACGTAAGTCGCCAAGTCAGCGCTGTACTCGATGTTGAAGACCCTATTTCGACCGAATATACCTTAGAGGTTTCTTCACCCGGTGTAGATAGACCGCTGTTCACTGCTGAACAATATGCGGCCTACGTCGGTGAGGATGTCAAGCTTCAACTGACTATGCCTGTCGCGGGCAGTCGTAATTTAAAAGGCGCCATTACACAGGTTGACGGTCAAATGCTGTCACTCAATGTGAATGGTAAAGAGCTGGTTGTCGCCTTGGATAATATCCGTAAAGGCAACATCATCGCTAAGTTTTGA
- the folP gene encoding dihydropteroate synthase, whose protein sequence is MFELIAGNKRLSLASPVVMGILNVTPDSFSDGGKFSSFELACQHADDMVAQGALIIDIGGESTRPGAADVTVEDELARVIPLVEYVAKHHDVWISVDTSKPEVMRQAVNAGAHLINDVRALLEPGALETAAQLNVPICLMHMQGAPQSMQTAPEYQDVVADVTEFLRERIQACIDAGIPRERLLIDPGFGFGKTLEHNYELLAKLERFEQFELPILIGLSRKSMIGNLLARPTSERLAGSLAGAMIAAQKGAHIIRVHDVPETVDMLKVLQATQASL, encoded by the coding sequence GTGTTTGAATTAATTGCTGGAAACAAACGCTTATCCTTAGCTTCGCCCGTCGTGATGGGCATTTTGAATGTTACTCCCGATTCTTTTTCCGACGGTGGAAAGTTCTCTTCCTTTGAATTAGCTTGCCAACATGCCGATGACATGGTGGCCCAAGGTGCGCTTATCATCGATATCGGTGGCGAGTCGACAAGGCCGGGTGCGGCCGATGTGACGGTTGAGGATGAGCTCGCCCGTGTGATCCCTCTGGTGGAATATGTCGCTAAACATCATGATGTGTGGATTTCAGTCGATACCAGTAAACCGGAAGTGATGCGACAAGCGGTGAATGCTGGTGCGCATTTAATCAACGATGTTAGAGCCTTGTTAGAGCCAGGGGCATTAGAGACTGCGGCGCAGCTAAATGTGCCCATCTGTTTGATGCACATGCAGGGCGCGCCGCAAAGTATGCAAACGGCACCCGAATACCAAGACGTGGTTGCCGATGTTACTGAGTTTTTGCGCGAGCGTATTCAAGCCTGCATCGATGCGGGGATCCCGCGGGAGCGATTGTTAATCGACCCGGGCTTTGGCTTTGGTAAAACCTTAGAACATAACTATGAACTGCTCGCGAAGTTAGAGCGTTTTGAGCAGTTTGAGCTGCCGATATTGATAGGTTTATCCCGTAAGAGCATGATAGGAAACCTTCTCGCTAGACCGACCTCCGAGCGTCTAGCGGGGAGCCTTGCTGGTGCCATGATAGCGGCCCAGAAAGGGGCACATATCATTCGTGTTCATGATGTCCCTGAAACTGTCGATATGCTGAAAGTGTTACAAGCGACACAGGCATCTCTATAA
- the secG gene encoding preprotein translocase subunit SecG yields MYEVLVVVYLLVALGLIGLILIQQGKGADMGASFGAGASGTLFGSSGSGNFLTRTTAILAIAFFTLSLLIGNLSANHAKNEGAWKNLGSDEQVTQPVDQATEKSETKIPD; encoded by the coding sequence ATGTATGAAGTTTTAGTAGTTGTTTACTTGTTGGTTGCATTAGGCTTAATTGGCCTGATCTTAATCCAGCAAGGCAAAGGAGCTGACATGGGGGCCTCATTTGGCGCCGGTGCATCAGGTACCTTATTCGGTTCAAGCGGTTCAGGTAACTTCCTGACACGTACAACGGCGATTCTGGCCATTGCGTTTTTCACGTTAAGTCTGCTGATTGGCAACTTAAGTGCAAACCACGCAAAAAATGAAGGTGCATGGAAAAATTTAGGTTCTGATGAACAGGTTACTCAACCAGTTGATCAAGCAACCGAAAAGTCAGAAACGAAAATTCCTGACTAG
- the glmM gene encoding phosphoglucosamine mutase, which translates to MSERKFFGTDGIRGKVGSGQMTPELALKLGWAAGRVLSRSGTKKVIIGKDTRISGYMFESALEAGLSAAGLNVMLMGPMPTPAVAYLTRTFRAEAGVVISASHNPYYDNGIKFFSNDGSKLDDNLELEIEAELEKPLECVESHLLGKVSRIEDARGRYIEYCKGNFPADQTLTGLKIVVDCAHGATYHIAPAVFRELGAEVIAIGDKPNGVNINDKVGATSMAKICETVLTEGADLGIALDGDGDRIMMVNSRGEVIDGDQILYILACDAKARGVLRGGVVGTLMSNLGLDLALQALDIPFARSKVGDRYVMELLKELDWRIGGENSGHILNLDHGTTGDGIVAGILVLAAMRRQNATLEQLTAPMEMLPQVLVNVRYEGEHDPLSSDKVKAAQAQVESQLGARGRVLLRKSGTEPLIRVMVEGDDHNTVLAHANLIADAVKSAS; encoded by the coding sequence ATGAGCGAACGTAAATTTTTTGGAACCGATGGTATTCGTGGCAAGGTAGGTTCAGGCCAGATGACTCCCGAGCTGGCATTAAAGTTGGGTTGGGCTGCGGGACGAGTGTTATCCCGCAGCGGCACGAAAAAAGTGATTATTGGTAAAGATACTCGTATTTCGGGTTATATGTTTGAGTCAGCTTTAGAGGCAGGTCTTTCAGCAGCGGGCCTCAATGTGATGTTAATGGGACCCATGCCAACACCCGCTGTGGCATATCTTACTCGCACTTTCCGCGCCGAAGCGGGGGTGGTGATCAGTGCATCCCACAATCCATATTATGATAACGGCATTAAATTTTTCTCCAATGATGGCAGCAAGCTCGACGATAACTTAGAGCTAGAAATTGAAGCCGAATTAGAAAAGCCCTTAGAGTGTGTCGAGTCGCATTTATTGGGCAAAGTGTCACGTATCGAAGATGCGCGTGGCCGTTATATCGAATATTGCAAGGGTAACTTCCCTGCGGATCAAACCCTAACAGGGTTAAAAATTGTCGTGGACTGTGCTCACGGTGCAACCTATCACATTGCACCTGCGGTATTCCGTGAGTTAGGCGCAGAGGTGATTGCCATTGGTGATAAGCCCAATGGCGTCAACATCAATGACAAAGTGGGCGCCACGTCCATGGCGAAAATCTGCGAAACCGTATTGACCGAGGGCGCCGATTTAGGGATTGCACTCGATGGTGACGGTGACCGTATTATGATGGTCAACAGCCGCGGTGAAGTTATCGATGGTGACCAAATTCTCTATATTCTGGCCTGCGATGCTAAAGCCCGTGGCGTGCTGCGTGGTGGCGTTGTCGGCACGCTAATGTCTAATCTAGGCCTCGATTTAGCCTTGCAAGCCTTAGATATTCCCTTTGCCCGCTCTAAAGTGGGTGACCGTTATGTGATGGAGTTACTGAAAGAACTCGATTGGCGTATCGGTGGTGAAAACTCGGGGCACATCCTTAACCTTGACCATGGCACGACGGGAGATGGTATCGTGGCAGGTATCTTGGTATTGGCGGCAATGCGTCGACAAAATGCCACATTAGAGCAACTCACGGCCCCGATGGAGATGCTGCCACAGGTGTTAGTGAATGTTCGTTATGAGGGGGAACACGACCCATTAAGCTCAGATAAAGTTAAAGCCGCCCAAGCTCAGGTTGAATCACAACTGGGTGCCCGAGGTCGCGTATTACTACGTAAATCAGGTACTGAACCGTTAATTCGCGTAATGGTTGAAGGTGATGATCACAATACTGTGTTAGCGCACGCCAATTTGATCGCAGATGCGGTAAAATCGGCGAGCTAA
- the nusA gene encoding transcription termination factor NusA, which yields MNKEILLVAEAVSNEKAVPREKIFEALETALATATKKKYEGDIDVRVSIDRKTGAYETFRRWMVIDDNGVALENPYREITFEAARYENPEIQPGDYIEDQIESVAFDRITTQTAKQVIVQKVREAERAQVVEQFQDKEGELITGVVKKATRESVVVDLGNNADGVLFREDLISRESFRPGDRVRALLYSVRPEARGAQLFLTRTKPDMLIELFRVEVPEIADELIEVMGAARDPGARAKIAVKSNDRRIDPIGACVGMRGARVQAVSNELGGERVDIVLWDDNPAQYVINAMAPADVASIIVDEDNHSMDIAVEAESLAQAIGRNGQNVRLATQLTGWELNVMTVEDMNKKHQAESAKVKSLFMNALDVDEDFAQVLADEGFTSLEEVAYVPVSELLAIDGFDEDIVEALRERAKAAISTRALATEEALDGVEPSEELLALEGVERHLAYVLASKGIVTLEDLAEQGIDDLIEIEELTEEKAGALIMAARNICWFGEEA from the coding sequence ATGAATAAAGAGATTCTGCTAGTCGCTGAGGCGGTTTCAAATGAAAAGGCCGTTCCACGCGAGAAAATTTTTGAAGCGCTAGAAACTGCGCTGGCAACTGCAACCAAGAAAAAATACGAAGGCGATATCGACGTTCGTGTTTCTATCGACCGTAAAACTGGCGCCTATGAAACATTCCGCCGCTGGATGGTGATCGATGATAACGGTGTTGCGTTAGAAAACCCATACCGCGAAATCACCTTTGAAGCTGCGCGTTACGAAAACCCAGAAATCCAACCTGGCGATTACATCGAAGATCAGATCGAATCTGTCGCCTTCGACCGTATTACGACCCAAACCGCTAAGCAAGTGATCGTACAGAAAGTACGTGAAGCAGAGCGTGCGCAAGTCGTTGAACAGTTCCAAGATAAAGAAGGCGAGCTGATCACTGGTGTGGTGAAAAAAGCGACCCGTGAAAGCGTGGTTGTAGACTTAGGTAACAACGCTGACGGCGTATTGTTCCGTGAAGATTTAATTTCACGTGAATCTTTCCGTCCTGGTGACCGTGTCCGTGCACTGCTGTATTCAGTACGTCCAGAAGCCCGTGGCGCGCAGTTATTCTTAACTCGCACTAAGCCAGACATGCTGATTGAGCTGTTCCGTGTTGAAGTACCTGAAATCGCCGATGAGCTGATTGAAGTCATGGGCGCTGCGCGCGACCCAGGTGCACGCGCTAAGATTGCCGTGAAGTCAAACGATCGTCGTATCGACCCAATCGGTGCTTGCGTAGGTATGCGTGGTGCACGTGTACAAGCTGTATCGAATGAACTCGGTGGTGAGCGTGTGGATATCGTGTTGTGGGATGATAATCCAGCACAATATGTGATCAACGCAATGGCGCCTGCCGATGTGGCTTCTATCATCGTTGATGAAGACAACCACTCAATGGATATCGCCGTTGAAGCGGAAAGTCTGGCACAAGCCATTGGCCGTAACGGTCAAAACGTACGTTTAGCAACTCAGCTGACTGGTTGGGAACTGAACGTAATGACAGTGGAAGACATGAACAAGAAGCACCAAGCCGAGAGCGCTAAGGTGAAGAGCTTATTCATGAACGCACTGGATGTAGATGAAGATTTTGCTCAAGTACTGGCTGACGAAGGTTTTACTTCTCTCGAAGAAGTGGCTTACGTGCCTGTATCTGAATTATTAGCAATTGATGGCTTCGATGAAGATATCGTTGAAGCATTACGTGAGCGTGCAAAAGCGGCGATCTCAACTCGAGCTCTCGCCACTGAAGAAGCACTAGATGGTGTGGAGCCAAGTGAAGAGTTATTAGCACTTGAAGGTGTTGAAAGACACTTAGCCTATGTTTTAGCAAGCAAAGGTATCGTGACTCTAGAAGACTTGGCTGAACAAGGCATTGATGATTTGATCGAAATTGAAGAATTGACAGAAGAAAAAGCAGGTGCGCTGATCATGGCTGCCCGCAACATCTGTTGGTTTGGCGAAGAAGCATAA